A genome region from Alicyclobacillus acidocaldarius subsp. acidocaldarius DSM 446 includes the following:
- the dnaA gene encoding chromosomal replication initiator protein DnaA, whose product MMSTKVDPTYDALWNQVLQMVQDKVSGPTYSTWFEDTHIVRIDESEQTVYISAPSTFVRNWLSEHYTSLVETLMMTLMDREYRVRFITEDDVQAPAVIVRRAPEPVTAEEDTETNLNPRYTFDSFVIGAGNRFAHAACLAVAERPANAYNPLFIYGGVGLGKTHLMHAIGHYVRQHYPNFKVSYISSERFTNEFIAAIRDKNPDSFRARYRTVDVLLIDDIQFIANKEQTQEEFFHTFNSLHEVGKQIVISSDRPPREIPTLEDRLRSRFEWGLITDIQPPDLETRIAILQRKAKADGLDVPVDVLAFIANQIDSNIRELEGALTRVIAYSSLVKEDLSVALAEEALKDLIHPNRPRAVTVNHVQKVVADHYGLKVDDLKGKKRTRNIAFPRQIAMYLTRELTDLSLPRIGEAFGGRDHTTVMHACERVHEEMMRDDELRATIERLSQAIRTLT is encoded by the coding sequence GTGATGAGTACCAAAGTCGATCCGACCTACGACGCGCTGTGGAACCAGGTCCTCCAGATGGTTCAGGACAAGGTCTCCGGGCCCACCTACAGCACCTGGTTCGAGGACACCCACATCGTCCGAATCGATGAGTCGGAGCAAACGGTCTACATCTCCGCGCCCTCCACATTCGTACGCAACTGGCTGTCCGAACATTACACTTCCCTCGTCGAAACGCTGATGATGACCCTCATGGACCGCGAGTATCGGGTGCGATTTATCACAGAGGACGACGTGCAGGCCCCCGCCGTGATCGTTCGGCGCGCGCCCGAACCGGTGACAGCCGAAGAAGACACGGAGACCAACCTCAACCCCCGTTACACGTTTGACTCGTTCGTCATCGGCGCGGGCAACCGCTTTGCACACGCCGCGTGCCTCGCCGTTGCAGAGCGTCCTGCGAACGCGTACAACCCGCTCTTCATCTATGGCGGCGTGGGGCTTGGGAAGACGCACCTCATGCACGCCATCGGGCACTACGTGCGCCAACATTATCCGAATTTCAAAGTCAGTTACATATCCTCCGAGCGATTTACGAACGAGTTCATCGCGGCCATCCGCGACAAGAACCCCGACTCGTTCCGAGCTCGCTACCGCACCGTCGATGTGCTTTTGATTGACGACATTCAGTTCATCGCGAACAAGGAACAGACGCAGGAGGAGTTCTTCCATACCTTCAACAGTCTTCACGAGGTCGGAAAGCAAATCGTCATCTCGAGCGATCGCCCGCCTCGGGAGATTCCGACGCTTGAAGACCGGCTTCGTTCGCGTTTCGAATGGGGGCTCATCACCGACATCCAACCGCCCGATCTCGAGACGCGCATCGCCATCCTGCAGCGCAAGGCGAAAGCGGACGGCTTGGACGTTCCCGTCGACGTGCTCGCCTTCATCGCCAACCAAATCGACTCGAACATCCGGGAACTCGAGGGCGCGCTCACGCGAGTCATTGCGTACTCTTCGCTCGTGAAGGAAGATCTCAGCGTGGCCCTCGCCGAGGAAGCCTTGAAGGACCTCATCCACCCGAACCGCCCCCGCGCGGTGACGGTGAATCACGTCCAGAAAGTGGTGGCCGATCACTACGGTCTCAAGGTCGACGACCTGAAGGGCAAGAAGCGGACGCGGAATATCGCGTTCCCTCGCCAGATTGCGATGTATCTGACGCGCGAGCTGACGGATCTCTCGCTGCCCCGCATTGGAGAGGCCTTCGGCGGGCGAGATCACACGACGGTCATGCACGCCTGCGAACGGGTGCACGAGGAAATGATGAGGGACGACGAGCTGCGCGCCACCATCGAGCGGCTCAGCCAAGCGATAAGGACACTCACCTAA
- the dnaN gene encoding DNA polymerase III subunit beta codes for MEFSLQKQALSNALQIVSKAVAVRTPKQVLMGILIEVHEDEIVATAYDLELAIQTRVPVGEETGLRVHQTGAIVLPARYFGDIVRKLPDTEIHMRVDANYMTEISAQSVEFHLHGIDAEEFPELPNFMGYESMQIPASTLGRLIESTVFAAATSEVRPVLTGVSITSDPTHLTFIATDGLRLAQHRVPQADLPERQVVIPAKSLSELSKILPEDETSVEMVLTPSHGLFVIGPTRFYTRLLEGTYPDTSRLIPRSARTQVVLDGDAFLHAIDRAALIARDKDNHMVRLEVTGDTLTVTSHSPEVGNVSETLHALRKEGEDLQIAFNGRYVIEAVRALDAAEIAIRFNGANQAFVIERSGDPSMLQLISPILWRS; via the coding sequence ATGGAATTCTCACTGCAAAAGCAGGCGCTCTCGAACGCCCTGCAGATTGTCTCCAAGGCCGTCGCCGTGCGAACCCCCAAACAGGTGCTGATGGGGATCCTCATCGAGGTTCACGAGGACGAGATCGTCGCAACCGCCTACGATCTCGAACTCGCGATTCAGACGCGCGTGCCGGTCGGCGAAGAAACCGGGCTCCGCGTCCATCAGACGGGCGCCATCGTCCTGCCCGCCCGATACTTCGGCGACATCGTCCGCAAACTCCCCGACACGGAGATTCATATGCGCGTCGATGCCAACTATATGACGGAGATCTCGGCGCAAAGCGTGGAATTTCACCTTCACGGCATCGACGCCGAGGAGTTCCCCGAGCTGCCGAACTTCATGGGCTATGAAAGCATGCAGATCCCTGCGAGCACGTTGGGGCGGCTCATTGAGTCGACCGTCTTCGCCGCGGCCACGTCGGAGGTCCGCCCTGTGTTGACCGGCGTGTCGATCACGTCGGATCCCACGCACCTCACGTTCATCGCCACCGACGGCCTGCGGCTCGCGCAGCACCGCGTGCCCCAGGCGGATCTGCCCGAGCGCCAGGTGGTGATCCCGGCGAAGTCGCTGTCAGAGCTGTCGAAGATCCTTCCCGAGGACGAGACGTCGGTGGAGATGGTGCTCACGCCGAGCCACGGGCTGTTTGTCATCGGCCCGACGCGGTTTTACACCCGGCTCTTGGAGGGCACGTATCCGGACACTTCGCGGCTGATTCCGCGCTCGGCGCGCACGCAGGTGGTGCTGGACGGAGACGCGTTTCTTCACGCCATCGATCGCGCCGCGCTCATTGCCCGCGACAAGGACAATCACATGGTCCGCCTCGAGGTGACGGGCGACACCCTGACAGTCACCTCGCACTCGCCGGAGGTCGGCAACGTCTCGGAGACCCTGCATGCCCTGCGCAAGGAGGGCGAAGATCTGCAGATCGCATTCAACGGGCGGTACGTGATCGAAGCCGTGCGCGCGCTCGACGCCGCCGAGATCGCGATTCGGTTCAACGGGGCGAATCAGGCCTTCGTCATCGAGCGAAGCGGCGATCCGTCCATGCTGCAGCTCATCTCGCCCATTCTCTGGAGGTCATGA
- the yaaA gene encoding S4 domain-containing protein YaaA, which translates to MDVHIRGEHITLGQLLKKVQIVASGGEVKSFLAEGRVRVNGAMETRRGRKLRDGDEVEVEGAVYRVVSEPDGHPPR; encoded by the coding sequence ATGGACGTTCACATTCGCGGAGAGCACATCACATTGGGTCAACTGTTGAAAAAGGTGCAGATTGTGGCCTCGGGCGGAGAGGTCAAGTCGTTTCTGGCCGAAGGGCGGGTGCGCGTCAACGGCGCCATGGAGACGCGTCGCGGCAGGAAACTGCGCGATGGCGACGAGGTCGAGGTGGAAGGCGCGGTGTATCGCGTGGTGAGCGAGCCGGATGGACATCCGCCGCGTTGA
- the recF gene encoding DNA replication/repair protein RecF (All proteins in this family for which functions are known are DNA-binding proteins that assist the filamentation of RecA onto DNA for the initiation of recombination or recombinational repair.): MDIRRVELHDFRNYAKAEIELSPGVNVLVGENGQGKTNALEAMLLIAVGKSHRAHRDRDLIRWEQDRARILLEASTRYGDRRLTLELGPEGRRAFANGVQVGRMTEFVGQVQVVLFAPEDLDLVKGSPRVRRRFLDTELGQMEPLYLHHLSLYNRALLQRNRWLKTAPLSPDDDVLATFDRQIAFHGAHVIHRRLRFLARLRAYAARIYSDIASGREEFALAYRSSVSGVEEGMSVEEMADTVQRALEKNRAQDLRFGTTSAGPHRDDILLFLDGREVHTAASQGQQRTIALSLRLAEIDFMHEELGEYPVLLLDDVLSELDDLRQRNLVLGMSRKVQTVITTTSLNRLGQELDDFRLFRVCSGIIAEERV, translated from the coding sequence ATGGACATCCGCCGCGTTGAACTCCACGACTTTCGCAACTATGCGAAGGCCGAGATCGAGTTGTCGCCAGGAGTGAACGTGCTCGTCGGCGAGAACGGCCAGGGAAAGACGAACGCCCTGGAAGCGATGCTGCTCATCGCCGTGGGCAAGTCGCACAGGGCTCATCGGGATCGCGATCTCATCCGCTGGGAACAGGACCGCGCGCGCATCCTGTTGGAGGCCTCGACGCGGTACGGAGACCGGCGCCTGACGTTGGAACTGGGGCCAGAGGGGCGCAGGGCGTTCGCCAACGGCGTTCAGGTGGGCCGGATGACCGAGTTTGTCGGCCAGGTGCAGGTGGTGCTCTTTGCGCCGGAGGACCTCGATCTCGTCAAGGGCAGTCCCCGCGTTCGGCGCAGGTTTCTCGACACGGAACTGGGACAGATGGAGCCCTTGTATCTCCACCACCTGAGCCTTTACAATCGCGCGCTCTTGCAGCGAAACCGCTGGCTGAAGACCGCACCGCTGTCTCCGGACGACGACGTGCTCGCCACGTTTGACCGACAGATTGCCTTTCACGGGGCGCACGTGATTCACCGGCGCCTCCGGTTTCTCGCGCGGTTGCGCGCATACGCCGCTCGCATCTACAGCGACATCGCGAGCGGCCGGGAAGAGTTTGCGCTCGCGTACCGAAGTTCGGTCTCCGGCGTCGAGGAAGGCATGAGCGTGGAGGAGATGGCAGACACCGTGCAACGCGCGCTCGAAAAAAACCGGGCGCAGGATCTGCGCTTTGGCACGACGAGCGCCGGCCCCCACCGGGACGACATCCTGCTCTTTCTCGACGGCCGGGAGGTGCACACGGCCGCCAGCCAGGGACAGCAGCGGACCATTGCGCTGTCGCTTCGGCTCGCCGAGATCGATTTCATGCACGAGGAGCTCGGCGAGTATCCCGTGCTGCTGCTCGACGACGTCCTGTCCGAACTCGACGATCTCCGCCAGCGCAACCTCGTGCTTGGGATGAGCCGCAAGGTGCAGACGGTCATCACCACGACCAGCCTCAATCGGCTCGGCCAGGAGCTGGACGATTTCCGGCTGTTCCGAGTTTGTTCTGGTATAATAGCCGAAGAACGTGTCTGA
- the gyrB gene encoding DNA topoisomerase (ATP-hydrolyzing) subunit B: MADRIPEQVYDESQIEVLEGLQAVRKRPGMYIGSTSAKGLHHLVWEIVDNAVDEALAGRCTRIVVQVHPDNSVTVIDNGAGFPVGIHPKTGRPAVETVLTTLHAGGKFGGKGYKVSGGLHGVGASVVNALSEWMRVEVHRDGRIYVQEYERGTPLYDLKVIGTTDKTGTKVSFKPDPEIFTETTVFSAETLMNRLRELAFLNAGLEIVFEDEREGGKRAVFKYDGGVAEFVRWLNQSKDVLFDDPIYVSAVKDDVAVEIALQYNDGYAATVYSFANNINTAEGGTHEAGFKSALTRVINDYARRYGFLKSNDNSMTGDDVREGLTAVVSVKVPEPQFEGQTKTKLGNSEVRGIVETLFAERMQMFLEENPSIARKIVEKCILAARAREAARRARELTRSKKMDVTSLPGKLTDCSSKDPERSELFLVEGDSAGGSAKMGRDPQTQAILPLRGKIINVEKARLDKVLANEEIRAIITACGTGIGDDFDISKARYHKIVIMTDADHDGSHIRILLLTLFYRFMRPLIDAGYIYIAQPPLYKIEKGKVVRYAYSDAQLEQILQEMGREGVRLQRYKGLGEMNADQLWETTMDPESRTLLRVTMEDAMDADMIFSILMGDKVEPRRDFIAEHARFVRNLDV; the protein is encoded by the coding sequence TTGGCGGATCGAATACCGGAACAGGTGTACGATGAGTCGCAAATTGAGGTCCTGGAAGGACTCCAGGCCGTGCGCAAGCGGCCTGGCATGTATATCGGCTCGACGAGCGCGAAGGGGCTGCACCACCTTGTGTGGGAGATTGTCGACAACGCGGTCGATGAAGCGCTCGCCGGGCGATGCACGCGGATCGTGGTGCAGGTCCACCCGGACAACAGCGTGACGGTCATAGACAACGGGGCCGGGTTTCCCGTGGGCATTCACCCGAAGACCGGAAGGCCCGCGGTCGAGACGGTCTTGACCACGCTGCACGCGGGCGGCAAGTTCGGCGGCAAAGGGTACAAGGTTTCGGGCGGCCTGCATGGCGTGGGTGCCTCCGTGGTGAACGCGCTCTCGGAGTGGATGCGCGTCGAAGTGCATCGCGACGGCCGCATTTATGTGCAGGAGTACGAGCGCGGCACGCCGCTGTACGACCTGAAGGTCATTGGCACGACGGACAAGACGGGGACGAAGGTCTCGTTCAAGCCGGATCCCGAGATCTTCACGGAGACGACGGTGTTCTCGGCGGAGACGCTCATGAACCGCCTGCGCGAGCTCGCCTTCCTCAACGCGGGCCTGGAGATTGTGTTCGAGGACGAGCGGGAGGGCGGCAAGCGGGCGGTCTTCAAGTACGACGGGGGCGTCGCGGAATTCGTCCGCTGGCTAAATCAGTCGAAGGACGTGCTGTTTGACGATCCCATCTACGTCTCCGCGGTGAAGGACGACGTCGCGGTCGAGATCGCCCTCCAATACAACGACGGCTATGCAGCAACGGTCTACTCGTTCGCGAACAACATCAACACGGCGGAGGGCGGCACGCACGAGGCCGGCTTCAAGAGCGCGCTGACGCGCGTGATCAACGACTACGCTCGGCGATACGGCTTCCTGAAGTCGAACGACAACAGCATGACCGGCGACGACGTCCGCGAGGGGCTGACCGCCGTGGTGAGCGTCAAGGTTCCTGAGCCGCAGTTCGAGGGCCAGACCAAGACGAAGCTCGGCAACAGCGAGGTCCGCGGCATCGTCGAGACGCTCTTCGCCGAGCGGATGCAGATGTTCCTCGAGGAGAACCCGTCCATCGCGCGGAAGATTGTGGAGAAGTGCATTCTCGCGGCGAGGGCGCGCGAGGCGGCAAGGCGCGCGCGCGAGTTGACGCGCAGCAAGAAGATGGACGTGACGAGCCTCCCCGGCAAGCTCACCGACTGCAGCTCGAAGGATCCGGAGCGGTCCGAGCTGTTTCTCGTCGAAGGAGATTCCGCAGGCGGATCGGCCAAGATGGGGCGAGATCCGCAGACGCAGGCCATTCTGCCGCTTCGCGGGAAGATCATCAACGTCGAAAAGGCGCGCTTGGACAAGGTGCTGGCGAACGAGGAGATTCGCGCCATCATCACCGCGTGCGGCACGGGCATCGGCGACGACTTCGATATTTCGAAGGCCCGCTATCACAAGATCGTCATCATGACGGATGCGGATCACGACGGGAGCCACATTCGCATTCTGTTGCTCACGCTCTTCTACCGGTTCATGCGGCCGCTCATCGACGCGGGCTACATCTACATCGCCCAGCCGCCGCTTTACAAGATCGAGAAGGGCAAAGTGGTGCGGTACGCCTATTCCGACGCCCAGCTCGAGCAGATCCTTCAGGAGATGGGCCGTGAGGGCGTGCGGCTGCAGCGGTACAAGGGGCTCGGCGAGATGAACGCCGACCAGCTCTGGGAGACGACGATGGATCCGGAGTCGCGCACGCTGCTCCGCGTCACGATGGAGGATGCGATGGATGCGGACATGATCTTCAGCATCCTCATGGGCGACAAGGTCGAGCCGCGGCGGGATTTCATCGCGGAACACGCGCGATTTGTCCGCAACTTGGACGTGTGA
- the gyrA gene encoding DNA gyrase subunit A, whose translation MADESSSRGILPVDISQELRNSFLDYAMSVIVARAIPDVRDGLKPVHRRILYAMYEAGMTPDKPYKKSSRIVGDVLGKFHPHGDAAVYEALVRLAQDFSTRYPLIDGHGNFGSIDGDAAAAMRYTESRMSAIALELLRDINKETVDFIPNYDEQEEEPVVLPSRFPNLLVNGSSGIAVGMATNIPPHNLREVIDGVVMLIDHPDATLDDLMTVIKGPDFPTGGVILGREGIRKAYETGRGSITVRAVTHFEELSGGKTRIVVTEIPYQQNKARIVEKIAELAREKKIDGITDLRDESDRRGMRVVIELRRDVRPQVVLNNLFKHTALQTSFGVINLALVNGEPKVLTLRETLEHYLNHQRDVVRRRTQYDLAKAEARAHILEGLRIALDHLDEVISLIRSSRTVDEARQGLISTFGLSEEQAQAILDMRLQRLTGLEREKIEAEYQELQQRIAELKAILADPKLLDGVIRQEILEIKERFGDERRTRIVNAEGEISEEDLIPVHDVVIAITHRGYIKRLPLSTYHSQRRGGRGMTLINAHEEDFVTGLHVTSTHDYLLFFTNRGRMYAIKAYDVPEFGRQARGTPIVNLLNIEQGEKVTAMIPVKSLDPAEIGDTYLFFATRQGIVKKTPLAEYSNVRKNGLIAINLRDDDDLVGVKLTDGTKEIMMVTRNGLAIRFPETDVRPMGRAATGVKGISLSEGDEVIAMDVAEDDHDVLVVTSRGYGKRTPVSEYRAQSRGGKGIKTLNCTPKNGHAIEMCMVTEDDDVMIVTQAGVAIRIHVRDVSTLSRNTQGVRLINVDEGVEVASVSRVVKDDDEDSEP comes from the coding sequence ATGGCAGACGAGAGCAGCTCTCGCGGCATCTTGCCGGTGGATATCAGCCAGGAGCTGCGCAATTCGTTTCTTGATTACGCGATGAGCGTCATCGTCGCTCGGGCCATTCCGGACGTGCGCGACGGCCTGAAGCCTGTGCATCGGCGCATCCTGTACGCGATGTACGAGGCAGGCATGACGCCGGACAAGCCGTACAAGAAGTCGTCGCGCATCGTCGGCGACGTGCTGGGTAAGTTCCACCCGCACGGCGACGCCGCGGTGTACGAGGCCTTGGTGCGGCTGGCGCAGGATTTTTCCACGCGTTATCCGCTCATCGACGGGCACGGAAACTTCGGATCCATCGACGGCGATGCGGCCGCGGCGATGAGGTACACCGAGTCGCGCATGTCCGCCATCGCGCTTGAACTCCTGCGGGACATCAACAAGGAGACGGTCGATTTCATTCCCAACTACGACGAGCAGGAAGAAGAGCCCGTCGTCCTGCCGTCCCGCTTCCCGAACCTTCTCGTCAACGGATCGAGCGGTATCGCCGTCGGCATGGCGACGAACATCCCGCCGCACAACCTGCGCGAGGTGATCGACGGCGTCGTCATGCTGATCGACCATCCGGACGCGACGCTCGACGACCTGATGACGGTCATCAAGGGTCCGGACTTTCCGACGGGCGGCGTCATCTTAGGCCGCGAGGGCATTCGAAAGGCCTACGAAACGGGCCGCGGTTCCATCACGGTGCGCGCGGTCACGCACTTCGAGGAGCTTTCCGGCGGCAAGACGCGCATCGTGGTGACGGAGATCCCGTATCAGCAGAACAAGGCGCGCATCGTGGAGAAGATCGCGGAACTCGCGCGCGAGAAGAAGATCGACGGCATCACGGATCTCCGCGACGAGAGCGATCGGCGCGGCATGCGCGTCGTGATCGAGCTGCGCCGCGACGTGCGCCCGCAGGTGGTGCTGAACAACCTGTTCAAGCACACGGCCCTGCAGACGAGCTTCGGCGTCATCAATTTGGCGCTCGTGAACGGCGAGCCGAAGGTGCTCACGCTTCGCGAGACGCTCGAACACTATCTGAATCATCAGCGAGACGTCGTTCGCCGCAGGACGCAGTACGATCTCGCCAAAGCCGAGGCGCGCGCCCACATCCTGGAGGGCCTGCGTATCGCACTCGATCACCTGGACGAGGTCATCTCGCTCATCCGAAGCTCACGCACCGTCGACGAGGCGCGCCAGGGGCTCATCTCGACGTTCGGGCTGTCGGAGGAGCAGGCCCAGGCCATCCTGGACATGCGCCTGCAGCGGCTGACGGGCCTCGAGCGGGAGAAGATTGAGGCGGAGTATCAGGAGTTGCAGCAGCGCATCGCCGAGCTCAAAGCCATCCTCGCCGATCCGAAGCTCTTGGACGGCGTGATCCGGCAGGAGATCCTGGAGATCAAGGAGCGGTTCGGCGACGAGCGGCGCACGCGGATCGTGAACGCCGAGGGCGAGATCAGCGAAGAGGATCTCATCCCGGTGCACGACGTCGTGATCGCCATCACCCACCGCGGCTACATTAAGCGGCTGCCGCTCTCCACGTACCACAGTCAGCGCCGCGGCGGGCGGGGGATGACGCTCATCAACGCGCACGAGGAAGACTTCGTGACCGGGCTGCACGTGACGTCGACGCACGACTACTTGCTCTTCTTCACGAACCGCGGCCGCATGTACGCCATCAAGGCCTACGACGTGCCCGAGTTCGGCCGGCAGGCGCGCGGAACGCCCATCGTGAACCTGCTCAACATCGAGCAGGGCGAGAAGGTCACCGCGATGATCCCGGTGAAGTCGCTCGATCCGGCCGAGATCGGCGATACGTACCTGTTTTTCGCCACGCGCCAGGGCATCGTGAAGAAGACGCCGCTCGCCGAGTACTCGAACGTGCGCAAGAACGGGCTCATCGCCATCAACCTTCGCGACGACGACGACCTCGTCGGCGTGAAGCTGACGGACGGCACGAAGGAGATCATGATGGTCACGCGCAACGGGCTCGCCATCCGCTTCCCGGAGACCGATGTGCGCCCGATGGGCCGCGCCGCGACCGGGGTCAAGGGCATCTCGCTCAGCGAAGGCGACGAAGTCATTGCGATGGATGTGGCGGAGGACGATCACGACGTGCTCGTCGTCACGTCCCGCGGCTACGGCAAGCGCACGCCGGTGAGCGAGTATCGCGCGCAGTCGCGCGGCGGCAAGGGCATCAAGACGCTCAACTGCACGCCGAAGAACGGGCATGCCATCGAGATGTGCATGGTGACGGAAGACGACGACGTGATGATCGTGACGCAGGCCGGCGTGGCCATCCGCATCCACGTGCGCGACGTGTCCACCCTGAGCCGGAACACGCAGGGCGTGCGGCTCATCAACGTCGACGAAGGCGTCGAGGTGGCCTCCGTCAGCCGCGTGGTCAAGGATGACGACGAGGATTCGGAGCCGTGA